A genomic stretch from Panthera uncia isolate 11264 chromosome E3, Puncia_PCG_1.0, whole genome shotgun sequence includes:
- the SPN gene encoding leukosialin, which translates to MGMILLLLLFGGVWTQEMNTELVDIATTLGMSAPTRPSASLTPTFSEPPNFSVVTPGPATARVREESNGTGPQISPPSSASYTANEVFFLGASTTAGGDLHVPEPSVSGEVATKKSSNLETNAQSLEDFLELHIMTDGTTVTGSLETSDVTRGPSATMATGPPXXXSDVTRGPSATMATGPPETSDVTWGPSATMTTGSPETSDVTWGPSAMATGPPETSDVARGPSATMATGSLKTSDVASVTPLTMSTGFLASPKGPSGFPTSSAKATPISTGTVSRHPSLVPKKNGTLLVAVLVALVVFTILVTLLLLWRRRQKRRTGALILSRGGKRNGVVDAWAGPAQVSDEEALTAAAGGSGGGKGPGVSEGEASGRQPTLTTFFDRRKSQPGSLELEELKARPPPVLNGEEEPLVGSKDEAVEAPASQGPEAGDVEAPQCL; encoded by the exons ATGGGAATgatcctgcttctcctcctctttgGGGGCGTCTGGACCCAAGAGATGAACACAGAGCTTGTGGACATCGCGACCACTTTGGGGATGTCTGCACCCACAAGACCCTCTGCTTCTTTGACCCCAACTTTCTCTGAGCCCCCAAACTTCAGCGTAGTGACCCCCGGTCCTGCAACAGCCAGGGTCCGCGAGGAGAGCAACGGCACCGGGCCCCAGATCTCCCCACCTTCTTCAGCTTCCTATACAGCCAATGAGGTGTTCTTTCTCGGGGCGTCCACTACTGCCGGTGGTGACCTCCATGTACCTGAGCCATCGGTCTCTGGGGAAGTTGCCACCAAGAAGTCATCAAACCTGGAAACTAATGCTCAATCACTAGAAGACTTTCTGGAACTTCACATTATGACTGATGGAACCACGGTAACTGGCTCTCTGGAGACCTCTGATGTCACCAGGGGGCCCTCCGCCACCATGGCGACTGGCCCTCCNNNNNNNNNNTCTGATGTCACCAGGGGGCCCTCCGCCACCATGGCGACTGGCCCTCCGGAGAC CTCTGATGTCACCTGGGGACCCTCTGCCACCATGACGACTGGCTCTCCGGAGACCTCTGATGTCACCTGGGGACCCTCCGCCATGGCCACTGGCCCTCCGGAGACCTCTGATGTCGCCAGGGGACCCTCTGCCACCATGGCGACTGGCTCTCTGAAGACCTCTGATGTAGCCAGTGTAACCCCTCTCACCATGTCAACTGGCTTTCTGGCGAGCCCTAAGGGGCCCAGTGGCTTCCCCACCTCCTCGGCAAAAGCAACCCCCATTTCTACAGGCACAGTTAGTAGGCATCCCTCATTAGTTCCCAAGAAAAATGGCACCCTGCTGGTGGCTGTGCTTGTGGCCCTGGTGGTGTTCACAATCCTTGTGACCCTACTCCTGCTGTGGCGCCGGCGGCAGAAGAGGAGGACAGGGGCCCTGATACTAAGCAGGGGAGGAAAGCGCAACGGGGTAGTAGATGCCTGGGCTGGGCCGGCCCAGGTGTCTGACGAGGAGGCCCTGACAGCAGCAGCAGGCGGGTCTGGGGGCGGGAAGGGCCCCGGGGTCTCCGAGGGGGAAGCGTCTGGCCGGCAGCCCACACTCACCACTTTCTTCGATAGACGCAAGTCGCAACCGGGCTCCTTGGAGCTGGAGGAGCTGAAGGCCAGGCCGCCCCCCGTCCTAAACGGGGAGGAGGAGCCGCTGGTGGGCAGCAAGGATGAGGCTGTGGAGGCCCCTGCTTCCCAGGGGCCAGAGGCCGGAGATGTGGAGGCCCCTCAGTGCTTGTGA